One part of the Georgfuchsia toluolica genome encodes these proteins:
- the queG gene encoding tRNA epoxyqueuosine(34) reductase QueG, with amino-acid sequence MDKDWSSLAERIKDWGRELGFDAVGISGIGLGTAEAGLQAWLDAGYHGEMDYMARHGMKRARPAELVPGTLSVISVRMNYKTKARDADAVHVDANRAYISRYALGRDYHKVLRNRLQSLAERIRAEVGEYGYRVFADSAPVLEVEIAQRAGLGWRGKHTLLLHREAGSCFFLGEIFANLPLPHDKQQINNYCGSCSACIDACPTGAIVAPYQVDARRCISYLTIELKSAIPLELRPLIGNRVYGCDDCQLCCPWNRFARLTPEEDFSVRNGLDAATLEELFQWNEHEFEQRLAGSAIRRIGYERWLRNIAVGLGNAPTSASVLAALEARRDHPSALVREHVAWALRQHGRRAD; translated from the coding sequence ATGGATAAGGATTGGTCTTCGCTGGCAGAACGCATCAAGGACTGGGGACGGGAACTCGGCTTCGACGCCGTGGGCATCTCCGGCATCGGCCTCGGCACGGCCGAAGCGGGCCTGCAAGCCTGGCTCGATGCCGGATACCACGGCGAGATGGATTATATGGCGCGCCACGGCATGAAGCGCGCGAGGCCCGCCGAGTTGGTGCCGGGCACGCTGTCGGTGATCAGCGTGCGCATGAACTACAAGACAAAAGCGCGGGACGCCGATGCGGTTCATGTCGATGCCAATCGCGCCTACATCTCGCGCTATGCCTTGGGACGCGACTATCACAAGGTGCTGCGCAACCGCCTGCAAAGCCTCGCCGAAAGGATTCGCGCCGAGGTTGGCGAATACGGCTACCGCGTATTCGCCGATTCGGCGCCCGTGCTCGAAGTGGAAATCGCGCAACGTGCCGGCTTGGGCTGGCGCGGCAAGCACACCCTGCTGCTGCATCGCGAGGCAGGCTCGTGTTTTTTCCTCGGTGAGATATTCGCCAACCTGCCGCTGCCACACGACAAGCAGCAGATCAACAACTATTGTGGCAGTTGCTCGGCCTGCATCGATGCCTGCCCGACCGGAGCCATTGTCGCGCCGTATCAGGTGGATGCACGGCGCTGTATTTCCTATCTCACGATTGAATTGAAGAGCGCAATCCCTCTGGAGTTGCGGCCGCTGATCGGCAACCGCGTCTACGGCTGCGATGATTGCCAGCTCTGCTGCCCGTGGAACCGCTTCGCCCGGCTCACGCCTGAAGAGGACTTTTCGGTGCGCAATGGACTGGACGCTGCGACACTGGAGGAGTTATTCCAGTGGAATGAACACGAGTTCGAACAACGCCTGGCCGGCTCGGCAATACGCCGCATCGGTTACGAGCGCTGGCTGCGCAACATCGCCGTTGGGCTGGGCAATGCGCCGACATCGGCCTCCGTACTCGCGGCGCTTGAAGCGCGCCGCGATCATCCCTCGGCCCTGGTGCGCGAGCATGTTGCCTGGGCGCTCAGGCAACATGGGCGCCGCGCAGATTGA
- the tsaE gene encoding tRNA (adenosine(37)-N6)-threonylcarbamoyltransferase complex ATPase subunit type 1 TsaE: MPDHKSISLALANEAATLALGAQLGKVLVPGLRVFLEGDLGAGKTTLVRGLLRGLGYADKVKSPTYTLVEEYSVSGLDLFHFDFYRFTRAEEYLDAGLDEYFTGDGICLVEWPRNATPYLPPADIVVSLAVAGEARIATIVARSDRGEACLTSFPAPDAMR; this comes from the coding sequence ATGCCCGATCATAAATCCATAAGCCTCGCGCTGGCCAACGAAGCCGCCACGCTGGCACTCGGTGCGCAACTCGGCAAGGTGCTGGTGCCAGGCCTGCGCGTTTTTCTTGAAGGCGATCTCGGTGCTGGCAAGACCACGCTGGTGCGCGGGCTACTGCGCGGCCTCGGGTACGCAGATAAGGTCAAGAGTCCTACCTATACTCTCGTTGAGGAATATTCGGTTTCTGGCCTAGACTTGTTTCACTTCGACTTTTATCGCTTCACGCGGGCGGAAGAATATCTTGATGCAGGACTCGACGAGTATTTTACTGGCGACGGAATCTGCCTTGTGGAGTGGCCGCGCAATGCCACGCCTTATCTCCCGCCCGCCGACATTGTGGTGTCGCTTGCCGTTGCAGGCGAAGCACGCATCGCCACTATCGTTGCCCGCAGCGACAGGGGGGAGGCATGTCTGACGAGTTTTCCAGCACCCGACGCGATGCGCTGA
- a CDS encoding N-acetylmuramoyl-L-alanine amidase — protein sequence MSDEFSSTRRDALKFAAASLTLLVTPLGMRTAYAATNILGVRVWPAQDYTRVTLEYDHPIKYTQLLVKNPDRLVVDLEDVEFNSVLQSLPGKISETDPYIKLIRAGRNKPGVVRLVIELKSEIKPQVFTLAPVGEYGHRLVLDLYPLEPVDPLMALLQSKPDVPPYDTPSQQLPRDVPRDAPEPLDAERNPNRPPKGQKPEIVRMVTIALDPGHGGEDPGAVGKGGNYEKNVTISIARRLKALIDGEDNMRSILTRDGDFFVPLGQRVSKARRVQADLFVSIHADAFIKPEARGSSVFVLSEHGASSSAARWLAQKENAADLIGGVNLGVKDPYLARTLLDLSQTATANDSLKLGKDVLGELGRINDLHKGKVEEAAFAVLKAPDIPSILVETAFISNPEEEKRLIDDEYQDKMATAILRGIKRYFAKNPPLAKSKLM from the coding sequence ATGTCTGACGAGTTTTCCAGCACCCGACGCGATGCGCTGAAGTTTGCGGCGGCGAGCCTGACGCTGCTGGTCACGCCACTCGGCATGCGCACTGCCTATGCCGCCACCAACATCCTCGGTGTGCGCGTCTGGCCGGCGCAGGACTACACGCGCGTCACGCTCGAATATGACCACCCGATCAAATACACGCAACTTCTGGTCAAAAATCCGGATCGGCTCGTCGTCGATCTCGAAGATGTCGAGTTCAACTCGGTGCTGCAAAGCCTGCCCGGCAAGATTTCCGAGACCGACCCCTATATCAAGTTGATCCGCGCCGGGCGCAACAAGCCGGGCGTGGTGCGGCTTGTCATTGAACTCAAGAGCGAGATCAAACCGCAGGTATTCACGTTGGCCCCGGTCGGCGAATATGGCCATCGCCTGGTGCTCGACCTGTATCCGCTCGAACCCGTCGACCCGCTCATGGCGCTGCTCCAATCGAAGCCCGATGTTCCGCCCTACGACACACCATCGCAGCAGCTGCCGCGCGACGTGCCCAGAGATGCGCCCGAGCCGCTCGATGCCGAGCGCAATCCCAATCGTCCGCCCAAGGGGCAGAAACCCGAAATCGTGCGCATGGTCACCATCGCGCTCGATCCCGGCCATGGCGGCGAGGATCCCGGCGCGGTGGGGAAGGGCGGCAACTATGAAAAAAATGTCACCATTTCGATTGCGCGCCGGCTCAAAGCCTTGATCGACGGCGAGGACAATATGCGCTCCATTCTCACCCGCGACGGCGACTTCTTCGTGCCGCTTGGCCAGCGTGTGAGCAAGGCGCGGCGTGTGCAGGCCGACCTTTTCGTCTCGATCCATGCCGATGCCTTCATCAAGCCCGAGGCGCGCGGCTCCAGCGTTTTTGTATTGTCCGAACATGGCGCATCTTCTTCTGCGGCGCGCTGGCTGGCGCAGAAGGAAAATGCAGCCGACTTGATTGGTGGTGTCAACCTTGGCGTCAAGGATCCTTATCTTGCGCGCACCCTGCTCGACCTGTCGCAGACCGCGACCGCGAACGACAGCCTCAAGCTGGGCAAGGACGTGCTGGGCGAACTCGGCCGCATCAACGACCTGCACAAGGGAAAGGTCGAGGAAGCCGCCTTCGCCGTGCTCAAGGCGCCGGATATTCCTTCCATCCTGGTCGAAACTGCCTTCATCTCAAACCCGGAAGAAGAGAAGCGACTTATCGACGACGAATATCAGGACAAGATGGCCACGGCCATCCTGCGCGGTATAAAACGCTATTTCGCCAAGAATCCACCGCTCGCCAAGTCGAAGCTGATGTAA
- the acnB gene encoding bifunctional aconitate hydratase 2/2-methylisocitrate dehydratase translates to MLEAYRQHVAERAALGIPPLPLSTQQTGQLVALLKTPPKGEEAFLVELITYRVPAGVDDAAKVKAGFLSAVAKGTETCALISRVKATELLGTMLGGFNIEPLIDLLADAQVGAVAAAGLKKTLLMFDYFNDVKELADKGNANAKGVLQSWADAEWFTSRPEVPKSLTLTVFKVTGETNTDDLSPAPDAWSRPDIPLHALAMLKNPRPGIDADEPGSRGPVKQLDALKAKGNLVAYVGDVVGTGSSRKSATNSVLWFTGEDIPFVPNKRFGGVCLGTKIAPIFYNTMEDAGALPIELDVNKMDMGDVIELRPYEGKALKNGAVIAEFKVKSDVIFDEVRAGGRIPLIVGRGLTAKAREALGLPVSTLFRLPQAPKDTGKGYSLAQKMVGRACGLPEGKGIRPGTYCEPKMTTVGSQDTTGPMTRDELKDLACLGFSADLVMQSFCHTAAYPKPIDVKMHHELPAFVSTRGGVALRPGDGVIHSWLNRLLLPDTVGTGGDSHTRFPIGISFPAGSGLVAFGAATGVMPLDMPESVLVRFKGKLNPGLTLRDLVNAIPLYAIRQGLLTVEKKGKKNIFSGRILEIEGLPDLKVEQAFELSDSAAERSAAACAVQLNKEPVIEYMRSNITLMKWMIANGYQDARTLGRRIKAMEAWLAKPELLTRDADAEYAAVIEIDIADIKEPILACPNDPDDVKLLSEVAGDKIDEVFIGSCMTNIGHFRAASKLLEGKSDIPVRLWIAPPTRMDQFVLTEEGHYGILGRTGARMEMPGCSLCMGNQAQVRKGSTAMSTSTRNFPNRLGIDTRVYLGSAELAAVCALIGKIPTVAEYMEQVKTLDAKAADVYRYMSFDQIKEFKEVADSITV, encoded by the coding sequence ATGCTAGAAGCCTATCGTCAGCATGTTGCCGAACGCGCCGCGCTTGGTATCCCGCCCCTGCCACTGAGCACCCAGCAAACCGGGCAACTGGTCGCGCTGTTGAAGACGCCGCCCAAGGGTGAGGAGGCATTCCTCGTCGAACTGATCACCTATCGCGTGCCAGCCGGTGTCGATGATGCAGCCAAGGTCAAGGCTGGCTTCCTCTCCGCCGTTGCCAAGGGCACCGAAACCTGCGCGCTGATTTCGCGCGTGAAGGCAACTGAACTGCTCGGCACGATGCTGGGCGGTTTCAACATCGAGCCCCTGATCGACCTGCTGGCCGATGCGCAAGTCGGTGCCGTCGCCGCCGCAGGCCTGAAAAAGACGTTGCTCATGTTCGACTACTTCAACGACGTCAAGGAACTCGCCGACAAGGGCAATGCAAACGCCAAGGGCGTACTGCAATCCTGGGCCGACGCCGAATGGTTCACGAGCCGCCCCGAAGTGCCGAAGAGCCTGACGCTCACCGTGTTCAAGGTCACCGGCGAAACCAATACCGACGATCTTTCGCCCGCGCCCGACGCGTGGAGCCGCCCGGACATCCCGCTGCACGCACTGGCGATGCTGAAGAACCCGCGCCCCGGCATTGATGCCGACGAGCCGGGTAGCCGCGGTCCGGTCAAGCAGCTTGATGCGCTCAAGGCCAAGGGCAACCTTGTGGCCTATGTCGGCGATGTCGTCGGCACCGGCTCCTCGCGCAAGTCCGCCACCAACTCGGTACTCTGGTTCACCGGCGAGGACATCCCCTTCGTGCCAAACAAGCGCTTCGGCGGCGTCTGCCTCGGCACCAAGATCGCTCCGATCTTCTACAACACCATGGAAGATGCCGGTGCGCTGCCGATCGAGCTCGATGTCAACAAGATGGACATGGGCGACGTGATTGAACTGCGCCCCTATGAAGGCAAGGCGCTGAAGAACGGCGCCGTCATCGCCGAATTCAAGGTCAAGTCCGATGTCATTTTCGACGAAGTGCGTGCCGGCGGCCGCATACCGCTCATCGTTGGGCGCGGTCTCACGGCCAAGGCGCGCGAAGCGCTCGGCCTGCCGGTATCGACGCTGTTCCGCCTGCCGCAAGCACCCAAGGACACGGGCAAGGGCTACTCGCTCGCGCAGAAGATGGTCGGCCGGGCATGTGGCTTACCCGAGGGCAAGGGCATCCGTCCCGGCACCTACTGCGAGCCCAAGATGACCACCGTGGGGTCGCAGGACACCACCGGGCCAATGACGCGCGACGAGCTCAAGGATCTCGCCTGCCTCGGTTTCTCCGCCGACCTGGTGATGCAGTCCTTCTGCCACACCGCAGCCTATCCGAAGCCCATCGACGTGAAGATGCACCACGAACTGCCGGCCTTCGTCTCCACGCGCGGCGGCGTTGCCCTGCGTCCCGGTGACGGCGTGATCCACTCCTGGCTCAACCGCCTGCTGCTGCCCGACACCGTCGGCACCGGCGGCGACAGCCACACCCGTTTCCCCATCGGCATCTCGTTCCCGGCCGGTTCCGGCCTCGTCGCCTTCGGTGCCGCCACTGGCGTGATGCCGCTCGACATGCCCGAATCTGTGCTGGTGCGCTTCAAGGGCAAGCTCAACCCCGGCCTGACGTTGCGCGACCTGGTCAATGCGATCCCGCTCTATGCGATCCGCCAGGGCCTGCTCACGGTCGAAAAGAAAGGCAAGAAGAATATTTTCTCCGGCCGTATTCTCGAAATCGAAGGCCTGCCCGATCTCAAGGTGGAACAGGCCTTCGAACTGTCGGACTCAGCCGCCGAGCGTTCCGCCGCCGCCTGCGCGGTGCAACTCAACAAGGAGCCAGTTATTGAGTATATGCGCTCCAACATCACGCTGATGAAGTGGATGATCGCAAACGGCTACCAGGACGCACGCACGCTTGGCCGCCGCATCAAGGCCATGGAAGCATGGCTCGCCAAGCCCGAATTACTGACGCGAGACGCCGACGCCGAATATGCCGCCGTGATCGAAATCGATATCGCCGACATCAAGGAACCGATCCTTGCCTGTCCGAACGATCCGGATGATGTGAAACTGCTCTCGGAAGTCGCCGGCGACAAGATCGATGAAGTATTCATCGGCAGTTGCATGACCAACATCGGCCACTTCCGCGCCGCCAGCAAGCTGCTCGAAGGCAAGAGCGACATCCCGGTGCGCCTGTGGATCGCACCGCCGACCAGGATGGACCAGTTTGTGCTGACCGAGGAAGGCCACTATGGCATTCTCGGCCGCACCGGCGCACGCATGGAAATGCCCGGCTGCAGTCTGTGCATGGGCAATCAGGCGCAGGTGAGGAAGGGCTCAACCGCGATGTCGACCTCGACCCGCAACTTTCCCAACCGGCTTGGCATCGACACCCGCGTTTATCTCGGCTCGGCGGAACTCGCCGCCGTATGCGCGCTGATCGGCAAAATCCCGACCGTGGCCGAGTACATGGAACAGGTCAAGACACTCGACGCCAAGGCCGCCGATGTATATCGCTACATGAGCTTCGATCAGATCAAGGAGTTCAAGGAAGTGGCGGATAGCATAACGGTATAA
- the gltX gene encoding glutamate--tRNA ligase: MSNNIRTRFAPSPTGFLHIGGARTALFSWAYARHHQGMFILRVEDTDVARSTPEAVQAILDGMRWLGLDHDEGPFYQMQRMPRYKEVIAQMLAAGAAYHCYTPPEELEQMREAQRTRGEKPRYDGRWRPEPDKALPPFPAGVDPVVRFRNPLDGVTAWDDLVKGRIEFANDELDDLVIARADGTPTYNFCVVVDDWDMAITHVIRGDDHVNNTPRQINILKALGAPIPAYAHLSMILGDDGAKLSKRHGAVSVMQYDEDGYLPEAVINYLARLGWSHGDEEIFSREQFVEWFDLAHITASAAQFNTEKLNWLNQHYIKHADDGRLASDVARRLARRGINPETGPRLENALALYKDRAINLNELTDAVEPFVTEIRPSEEMLTIHFTDAARPALKILREKFGFAAWNKSSLSQAIKDTCKETNLKMPQVAIPLRVLLLGQPQSPSIDAVLEVLGRERVLNRLDHHL, translated from the coding sequence ATGAGCAACAATATCCGAACCCGCTTTGCCCCCAGCCCGACCGGTTTTCTGCATATCGGCGGCGCGCGCACCGCGCTGTTTTCCTGGGCCTATGCACGGCACCATCAGGGGATGTTCATTCTCCGCGTCGAAGATACCGATGTGGCACGTTCGACGCCGGAGGCGGTGCAGGCGATTCTCGACGGCATGCGGTGGCTGGGTCTCGATCACGACGAGGGCCCGTTCTACCAGATGCAGCGGATGCCGCGCTACAAGGAAGTAATTGCGCAGATGCTTGCCGCCGGCGCGGCCTATCATTGCTATACGCCGCCCGAAGAACTGGAGCAGATGCGCGAGGCGCAGCGGACGCGCGGCGAAAAACCACGCTACGACGGACGCTGGCGACCGGAACCGGACAAGGCGCTGCCACCCTTTCCTGCCGGAGTTGATCCCGTGGTGCGCTTCCGCAATCCGCTCGATGGCGTTACCGCATGGGACGATCTGGTCAAGGGCCGCATCGAGTTTGCCAACGACGAACTTGATGATCTTGTCATTGCGCGCGCCGACGGCACGCCGACCTATAATTTCTGCGTCGTGGTCGACGACTGGGACATGGCCATCACCCATGTCATCCGTGGCGACGATCACGTCAACAACACGCCGCGCCAGATCAACATCCTCAAGGCGCTTGGTGCGCCGATCCCCGCCTATGCCCACCTGTCCATGATTCTCGGCGACGACGGCGCCAAGCTGTCGAAGCGCCACGGTGCGGTGTCGGTGATGCAGTACGACGAGGACGGCTATCTGCCCGAGGCAGTGATCAACTATCTTGCGCGCCTCGGCTGGTCGCATGGGGACGAGGAAATCTTTTCGCGCGAGCAATTCGTCGAATGGTTCGATCTGGCCCACATCACGGCTTCGGCGGCGCAGTTCAACACCGAGAAGTTGAACTGGTTGAACCAGCATTACATCAAGCACGCGGATGATGGCCGCCTGGCCTCCGATGTCGCGCGGCGTCTGGCGCGGCGCGGCATCAATCCCGAAACAGGGCCGCGTCTGGAAAATGCGCTGGCGCTTTACAAGGATCGTGCAATCAACCTCAACGAACTGACCGATGCCGTTGAACCTTTCGTCACCGAGATTCGCCCTTCCGAGGAAATGCTGACGATCCATTTCACCGATGCGGCGCGCCCTGCGCTCAAAATATTGCGCGAGAAATTCGGCTTTGCCGCGTGGAATAAGTCTTCCCTGTCGCAGGCGATCAAGGACACCTGCAAGGAAACCAATCTGAAAATGCCGCAGGTCGCGATACCGCTGCGCGTGCTGCTGCTCGGCCAGCCACAGTCGCCGTCGATTGATGCCGTGCTGGAAGTGCTGGGGCGGGAGCGAGTGTTGAATCGACTCGATCACCACCTCTGA
- a CDS encoding CBS domain-containing protein has product MEPKKALMLSPEVTVSKAAELMAKKKTGAAMIVEQERLVGIFTERDALFRVIARGLDARTTRVAEVMTAEPKTVAPNMSYGYALVIMQENGFRHAPVVDNGKPVGMVSSRNAMDPELEEFAAEANRREFIRVGHEQGDPHS; this is encoded by the coding sequence ATGGAACCGAAGAAGGCTCTTATGCTTTCGCCCGAGGTCACTGTTAGTAAAGCCGCAGAGTTGATGGCGAAGAAGAAAACCGGGGCTGCGATGATTGTCGAACAGGAGCGCCTGGTCGGAATCTTCACCGAACGCGATGCGCTGTTTCGGGTAATCGCGCGCGGGTTGGATGCGCGCACCACGCGCGTGGCCGAAGTGATGACTGCCGAGCCGAAGACTGTCGCTCCCAACATGTCTTATGGATACGCGCTTGTGATAATGCAGGAAAATGGTTTCCGGCATGCGCCGGTGGTCGACAATGGCAAACCGGTCGGGATGGTCAGCTCGCGCAATGCAATGGATCCCGAGTTGGAAGAATTTGCTGCGGAAGCAAACCGGCGCGAGTTCATCCGCGTCGGGCACGAGCAAGGCGATCCCCACAGTTGA
- a CDS encoding HU family DNA-binding protein — translation MNKSELIEAVAKEADISKAAAEKVLSATTAAIVKAVSKGDSVTLIGFGTFKSSKRAARTGRNPQTGKELKIAAATVPRFKAGATFKNAVAGKKAAKKK, via the coding sequence ATGAACAAGTCTGAACTCATCGAAGCCGTCGCCAAGGAAGCCGATATCAGCAAGGCTGCCGCCGAGAAAGTGTTGTCCGCCACGACCGCCGCCATCGTCAAGGCAGTGTCCAAGGGCGACAGCGTTACGCTGATTGGTTTCGGCACCTTCAAATCCTCGAAGCGCGCCGCCCGTACCGGTCGCAATCCCCAGACTGGCAAGGAACTCAAGATTGCCGCCGCCACGGTACCGCGCTTTAAAGCCGGCGCCACCTTCAAGAACGCCGTCGCTGGCAAAAAAGCCGCCAAGAAAAAATAA
- a CDS encoding YajD family HNH nuclease, with protein MPINKTPDHARLDRLVADARRSADQRDLDYRERALKIYPWICGRCAREFTRANLRELTVHHRDHNHDNNPPDGSNWELLCLYCHDNEHQRQLEASGGGTRETARGEAATHSPFASLKDLLQKKG; from the coding sequence ATGCCGATCAACAAGACTCCGGATCACGCCAGACTGGATCGGCTTGTTGCGGATGCTCGTCGCTCGGCCGATCAACGCGATCTGGATTACCGCGAGCGGGCCTTGAAAATCTATCCCTGGATCTGCGGCCGTTGCGCCCGCGAATTCACCCGTGCCAACCTGCGCGAGCTTACGGTGCATCACCGCGACCACAATCACGACAACAACCCGCCCGACGGCAGTAACTGGGAGTTGCTCTGCCTGTATTGTCATGACAACGAGCATCAACGGCAACTGGAAGCAAGCGGTGGTGGGACCAGGGAGACAGCAAGGGGTGAGGCAGCTACCCACTCCCCTTTTGCCAGCCTGAAGGATTTGCTGCAGAAGAAGGGTTAA
- a CDS encoding DUF6600 domain-containing protein, translating to MLLRVVSAFCAFAVLMSAAPRPVFAQEPNVQELPTPSRIGMVSGTASFWRPGAENWSPAQVNTALAAGDALYTAAAATLEVQVGARAYVRMAQNTMLTLLGNEPGLQQFKVTSGIAAFDLRGLPAGRSVEIDTPSAAFNIDSAGYYRLEITDSTTHFVVRRGGEATVTLPDGDSRLIAPSQEAVIEAGGDGNVETYVAPDTDTWDQWNYTRTDDLTEAISNRYVSPEVYGTDDLDHNGNWRVTPDYGPVWVPNGMAPDWAPYSSGSWVWDPVYAWTWVDTAPWGWAPYHYGRWVNISGFWAWAPGPRHHHPIYAPALVAFFNGSGGGLQIGFGGAAVSWVALGWGEPCLPWWGQRSFVGRPWWGGWAGPRVVNNVVIQHNTVINNITNIRYRNINQHNAVIAIPEKEFGHGHIADIRHIEAAHIKDLRPIAGQHPMRPEAVSLAPSAVKSIMPAANVLNRPAVGLHRPPQRWRPLQAERQDNKLQAQQQSSPDKLITVRPQQTGQKTPWARFGQSAGPERNEPRRAPDPPRVETWLPQVPLPQLRQESSTTKPSVPEQARPMPQQQQPSRIIEAPQVQRREQEPARIITVPPPAPVIMQREAPRMPVVASPQAEHSMSPRHEQAPQNAKPEKTTPMPLGEMRQMRREHVERPLESRQQEAPASLPGEPANKLYPRRFQRSEQQR from the coding sequence GTGCTGCTTCGCGTAGTGTCGGCGTTTTGCGCCTTTGCCGTGCTGATGTCCGCTGCCCCGCGGCCTGTTTTTGCGCAAGAGCCAAATGTTCAGGAGCTGCCCACGCCATCACGCATCGGCATGGTGAGCGGTACCGCATCATTCTGGCGGCCAGGCGCCGAGAACTGGTCGCCGGCCCAGGTCAATACAGCGCTCGCCGCCGGCGATGCGCTTTATACCGCCGCCGCCGCGACACTTGAAGTGCAGGTTGGCGCGCGCGCCTATGTGCGCATGGCGCAGAACACGATGTTGACGCTGCTTGGCAATGAGCCGGGACTTCAACAATTCAAGGTGACCTCCGGCATTGCGGCATTCGATCTGCGCGGCCTCCCCGCCGGCCGCAGCGTGGAAATCGACACGCCTTCGGCTGCCTTCAACATTGATAGTGCCGGCTACTATCGGCTGGAGATCACCGACAGCACCACTCACTTCGTCGTCCGGCGTGGCGGCGAAGCCACAGTGACCCTGCCCGATGGCGACAGCCGGCTGATTGCGCCAAGTCAGGAAGCCGTGATAGAAGCTGGCGGCGATGGCAATGTCGAGACTTATGTCGCGCCCGACACCGACACGTGGGATCAATGGAATTACACCCGCACCGACGACCTGACCGAGGCCATCAGCAATCGCTATGTGTCGCCGGAGGTATACGGCACCGACGATCTGGACCATAACGGCAACTGGCGCGTGACGCCGGATTACGGACCGGTATGGGTGCCAAACGGCATGGCGCCGGACTGGGCGCCTTACAGCAGCGGTTCGTGGGTCTGGGATCCGGTTTATGCGTGGACCTGGGTCGATACGGCGCCGTGGGGTTGGGCGCCCTATCACTACGGACGCTGGGTCAATATCAGTGGTTTCTGGGCTTGGGCGCCCGGCCCGCGCCATCACCATCCCATCTATGCGCCGGCGCTGGTCGCCTTCTTTAACGGCAGTGGCGGCGGCTTGCAAATCGGCTTCGGCGGAGCTGCAGTCAGTTGGGTCGCGCTCGGCTGGGGCGAGCCATGTTTGCCGTGGTGGGGACAACGCAGTTTTGTCGGACGGCCGTGGTGGGGTGGCTGGGCAGGGCCGCGCGTCGTCAACAATGTGGTGATACAGCACAATACTGTGATCAACAACATTACCAACATCAGGTATCGAAATATCAATCAGCACAATGCCGTGATCGCCATCCCGGAAAAGGAGTTTGGGCACGGGCATATTGCCGATATCCGGCATATTGAAGCCGCGCATATTAAAGATTTGAGACCTATTGCCGGACAACATCCGATGCGCCCCGAAGCCGTCAGCTTAGCGCCATCAGCGGTGAAATCCATAATGCCCGCAGCAAATGTCCTGAACCGGCCGGCCGTTGGATTGCATCGTCCGCCCCAGCGCTGGCGGCCTCTGCAGGCCGAACGGCAGGACAACAAGTTGCAAGCGCAACAACAATCGTCGCCCGACAAGCTCATCACGGTGCGCCCGCAACAAACGGGACAAAAAACGCCATGGGCGCGCTTCGGCCAATCAGCCGGACCAGAACGCAACGAACCGCGCCGAGCCCCCGATCCGCCGCGCGTGGAGACATGGTTACCGCAGGTGCCACTGCCGCAGTTGCGGCAGGAAAGCAGCACGACCAAACCGTCAGTGCCGGAGCAGGCGAGGCCGATGCCGCAACAGCAGCAGCCCTCACGAATTATCGAAGCGCCGCAGGTTCAACGGCGTGAACAAGAGCCGGCACGAATCATTACTGTACCGCCGCCGGCGCCGGTAATCATGCAACGCGAAGCGCCGCGAATGCCGGTAGTTGCATCGCCTCAAGCCGAGCACTCGATGTCGCCGCGACATGAACAAGCGCCGCAGAACGCCAAGCCTGAAAAGACAACACCAATGCCATTAGGTGAAATGCGTCAAATGCGTCGGGAGCATGTCGAGCGGCCGCTTGAAAGCAGACAGCAGGAAGCCCCTGCATCGCTGCCCGGCGAGCCCGCCAACAAGTTGTATCCAAGACGCTTTCAGCGAAGCGAGCAGCAGCGCTAA